In a genomic window of Epinephelus lanceolatus isolate andai-2023 chromosome 3, ASM4190304v1, whole genome shotgun sequence:
- the etaa1a gene encoding ewing's tumor-associated antigen 1, whose amino-acid sequence MNLCRGKLDPPCGLTGSPLQHQAATTKPNRLRRSFRQTQVDPPQSQQPDFKTPTRIPRSRAVSVFSGESPQNDSDFQQDIIWDATSPSPNRLGKRGKKQRAGVVNISEIVNRIAPKHGRPKVAEPTLQQWIGDSATIPCTPDVQVPKPKKKSPRPNGVDDLLKLAKQFDFNMFRQDEEEAEDLHQQSLELLSEDILDWENGSQNDFSLSLPGNSHPAVKPVAAAAATTATETDVQLQLDQYMEDDLDFLFDGPTQHVSGNLSQVSSAQPSQVKPSSAEASGKLSAFSHSPTAGASTTNTKGVSAKDEFEDDWENDDLLNDSLVLEMTQNPQSFIAPKHCSTQKPPSQIKYQRQSPATVQSAVSKVEKDNVRPRTTFKLESNPNFFVGKTQTDARTNSKDYNSKTAEKDSQQKFSSVKSVLVEVGSQRTWQTNTVKSDTQFHQRTSVAKHNTAASHTSATQTTQSFPIKPAVVSFHSETPAVSDLLDEDLSSFFLSDPVWDDLADDDLLCEMCEDLENQIQSAENVFIKQTQSNQRAALQPSNRNLQPASQQTFQFKKQTPTSLPHASGRPAGGFGYKVAGGHTQVKNTSGSTNSSTCVQRSSWVQSAPQGNSHKDQFTFKKPNNPVPTVTTTAVGKCSAAEIELKKQQAMERRRQRLQAAQNLRAPT is encoded by the exons ATGAACCTTTGCCGCGGGAAGTTGGACCCTCCGTGCGGTCTGACAGGCTCCCCGCTGCAGCACCAGGCAGCCACAACAAAACCAAACCGACTGAGGAGAAGCTTCAGGCAGACACAGGTCGACCCTCCACAGAGCCAACAGCCGG ATTTCAAGACTCCGACCAGAATCCCAAGATCCAGAGCAGTCAGTGTTTTCAGTGGAGAGTCTCCGCAGAATGACTCCGACTTTCAGCAGGACATCATCTGGGACGCCACCTCTCCTTCACCCAACAGACTTG gtAAAAGAGGCAAGAAGCAGCGTGCTGGAGTTGTGAACATCTCAGAGATTGTTAACAGGATCGCTCCAAAA CATGGCAGACCGAAGGTTGCAgagccaactttacagcagtggATCGGAGACAGCGCCACCATTCCCTGCACGCCAGACGTTCAAGTTCCCAAACCCAAGAAGAAGTCCCCGAG GCCAAACGGAGTGGATGACCTGCTGAAGCTGGCCAAACAGTTTGACTTCAACATGTTTCGTCAGGATGAAGAAGAAGCGGAGGACTTGCACCAGCAGAGTCTGGAGCTCCTGTCAGAAGACATCCTGGATTGGGAGAATGGTTCTCAAAATGACTTTTCACTTTCGCTTCCTGGAAACAGTCACCCAGCTGTGAAGCCagtggcggcggcggcggcgacGACAGCAACTGAGACAGACGTGCAGCTCCAGCTGGATCAATATATGGAGGACGATTTGGATTTCCTGTTTGATGGACCGACCCAACATGTCAGCGGGAATCTGAGTCAGGTGTCATCAGCTCAGCCGTCACAAGTGAAACCTTCTTCCGCTGAAGCTTCTGGGAAACTGTCTGCTTTCTCGCACAGTCCCACTGCTGGTGCTTCAACGACCAACACAAAAGGAGTTTCAGCAAAAGATGAGTTTGAGGACGATTGGGAAAACGATGACTTGCTGAATGACTCTTTAGTGCTGGAGATGACACAAAATCCACAGAGCTTCATTGCTCCAAAGCACTGTTCAACCCAAAAACCACCCAGTCAGATAAAATATCAAAGGCAAAGTCCAGCAACTGTCCAATCAGCTGTTTCTAAAGTGGAAAAGGACAATGTGAGACCAAGAACTACTTTTAAACTGGAGTCTAATCCTAATTTTTTTGTGGGAAAAACCCAGACGGACGCACGGACAAACTCGAAGGATTACAActcaaaaacagcagaaaaagacTCTCAGCAGAAGTTTTCATCTGTTAAGAGTGTTTTAGTCGAGGTGGGCTCTCAGCGTACCTGGCAGACAAACACAGTGAAGTCAGACACACAGTTTCATCAAAGGACCTCTGTTGCCAAACACAACACGGCTGCGTCGCACACATCAGCTACACAAACAACTCAAAGCTTTCCAATAAAACCTGCGGTGGTTTCATTCCACAGTGAGACGCCTGCCGTCTCTGACCTCCTGGATGAGGACTTGTCTTCATTCTTCTTGTCCGACCCAGTTTGGGACGACCTCGCTGACGACGACctgctgtgtgaaatgtgtgaAGATTTGGAGAACCAGATCCAGAGTGCTGAGAACGTTTTCATCAAACAGACCCAGTCTAATCAGAGAGCAGCTCTGCAGCCGTCCAACAGGAACCTGCAGCCAGCCAGTCAGCAAACTTTCCAATTCAAAAAACAAACGCCAACAAGTCTTCCACATGCTTCAGGAAGACCAGCTGGTGGTTTTGGCTATAAAGTGGCTGGAGGTCACACACAAGTGAAAAACACTTCAGGATCCACAAACAGCTCAACGTGCGTGCAGAGGAGCAGCTGGGTCCAGTCAGCACCGCAAGGAAACTCCCACAAAGACCAGTTCACCTTCAAGAAGCCAAACAACCCAGTTCCTACCGTGACCACCACAG